One genomic window of Conger conger chromosome 9, fConCon1.1, whole genome shotgun sequence includes the following:
- the lig1 gene encoding LOW QUALITY PROTEIN: DNA ligase 1 (The sequence of the model RefSeq protein was modified relative to this genomic sequence to represent the inferred CDS: inserted 1 base in 1 codon; deleted 1 base in 1 codon), whose amino-acid sequence MQRSIASFFQPKGKKKEENSAPGKVKNEPVKSPLKPQNGFVASDSPVKKVSKRSRPVISSDDEEEEEVAGKQEAAAAPPSQEKEAAVRSPAPATPCTPVSPAGAVTPVTPATPAPAAAAASPSTPSSISPSGIPKRKTARKQFPKRKLDCANRDDDDDEEEGDEERQEVKRAKLEPAEGERPPVTTENKPEVKEEEEEEMEQEQEQEAEPVRGEEEDAPVKEKREEEPTVAKEKEKPSVKAKPTNSFFAPRKVAVKLERPPEKRGGGKEVQGDGEGEGEEEEEKNEEKEEKKEEKKEKKKEKKASSKSDSGCNPEDYNPSHAKYHPVDHACWNRGQRVPYLAVARTLEKIEEESGRLKNIETLSNLLRSVLVLSPDDLVCCVYLCLNQLGPAYLGVELGVGEMVLMKAVAQATGRQLDKIKAEAQEKGDLGLVAESSRSNQRMMFVPASLTAAGVFAKLKDIAKMAGNSSMNKKIDIIKGLFVACRHSEARYIVRSLAGKLRIGLAEQSVLAALSQAVSLTPPGQDFPPQVLDAGLGKSAESRRSWLEENALILKQTYCEMPNYDVIIPVLLKEGIKELPKHCKLTPGVPLKPMLAHPTKGVSEVMKRFDEAAFTCEYKYDGERAQIHILENGNVHVFSRNQEDNTTKYPDIISRIPGVKRESVRSCIVDXEAVAWDREKKQIQPFQVLTTRKRKVGCDASEIKVQVCVYAFDLLYLNGESLVKEPLSRRRALLKESFEAREGEFVFAQALDTDSTDTIGEFLEQSVRDSCEGLMVKTLEKDATYEIAKRSHNWLKLKKDYLDGVGDTVDLCVIGAYLGKGKRAGPMGWFLLACYDQENEEFQSICKIGTGFKDEDLEQHFNLFKVQTHFRSLNLQI is encoded by the exons ATGCAGAGAAGTATTGC tTCTTTTTTCCAGCCCAAGGGGAAGAAGAAAGAGGAGAACAGCGCTCCAGGAAAAGTGAAAAATGA gcCCGTCAAATCTCCGCTCAAACCCCAGAACGGGTTTGTGGCGAGCGATTCGCCGGTGAAGAAGGTCAGCAAGCGCAGTCGGCCAGTCATAAGCAGCGAtgacgaggaggaagaggaggttgCTGGGAAGCAGGAGGCGGCGGCCGCCCCGCCCTCGCAAGAGAAG gaggCAGCAGTGAGGAGCCCTGCTCCAGCCACTCCCTGTACTCCCGTTTCCCCGGCTGGTGCCGTTACCCCGGTGACCCCCGccactcctgctcctgctgcggCTGCCGCCTCTCCCAGCACCCCGTCCTCCATCTCCCCGAGCGGGATCCCCAAACGCAAGACCG CCCGGAAACAGTTTCCCAAGAGAAAGCTGGACTGCGCCAATcgtgacgatgatgatgatgaggaggagggggatgaAGAGCGGCAGGAGGTGAAGAGGGCCAAGCTGGAGCCGGCCGAGGGCGAGAGACCTCCGGTCACTACAG AGAACAAACCAGAagtaaaggaggaggaggaggaggagatggaacaggaacaggaacaggaagcagagccagtgagaggggaggaagaggacgCCCCAgtgaaggagaagagagaggaagagccgaCCGTagcaaaggagaaagaaaaaccaTCCGTTAAGGCAAAACCCACAAACAGCTTCTTTG CCCCCAGGAAGGTGGCGGTGAAGCTGGAGAGACCGCCGGAGAAGAGAGGAGGTGGGAAGGAGGTGCAGGGagacggggagggggagggagaggaggaggaggagaagaatgaggagaaggaggagaagaaggaggagaagaaggagaagaagaaggagaagaaggccaGCAG TAAGAGTGACTCTGGCTGTAACCCTGAAGACTACAACCCTTCACACGCCAAGTACCACCCTGTGGATCACGCCTGCTGGaaccggggtcagag gGTCCCATACCTGGCTGTGGCGCGTACCCTGGAGAAGATTGAGGAGGAGTCGGGCAG ACTGAAGAACATCGAGACCCTTTCAAACCTGCTGCGCTCTGTGCTGGTCCTCTCAccag ATGAcctggtgtgctgtgtgtacCTCTGTCTGAACCAGCTGGGCCCCGCCTACCTAGGGGTGGAGCTTGGCGTGGGAGAGATGGTGCTGATGAAGGCTGTTGCCCAGGCAACCG GGCGACAGCTGGACAAGATCAAGGCGGAGGCCCAGGAGAAGGGGGACCTGGGATTGGTGGCCGAGAGTTCCCGTAGCAACCAGAGGATGATGTTCGTGCCGGCCAGCCTGACGGCGGCGGGCGTGTTCGCCAAGCTGAAGGACATCGCCAAGATGGCTGGGAACTCT TCCATGAATAAGAAGATTGACATCATAAAGGGCCTTTTCGTGGCCTGCAGACACTCCGAGGCCCGGTACATCGTCAG GTCTCTGGCGGGGAAGCTCAGGATCGGGCTGGCAGAGCAGAGTGTGCTGGCGGCCCTGAGCCAGGCCGTGTCCCTCACCCCTCCTggacaag ATTTCCCTCCCCAGGTCCTGGATGCTGGTTTGGGGAAGTCTGCGGAGAGTAGGCGGAGCTGGCTGGAAGAGAACGCCCTCATCCTGAAACAGACATACTG TGAGATGCCCAACTATGATGTCATCATTCCTGTCCTCCTGAAGGAGGGAATTAAAGAACTGCCCAAGCACTGCAAGCTCACGCCGG GCGTTCCTCTGAAGCCCATGCTGGCCCACCCCACTAAGGGCGTGTCTGAGGTGATGAAGCGCTTTGATGAAGCTGCTTTCACCTGCGAATACAAATATGACGGAGAGAGAGCTCAG ATCCACATCCTGGAGAACGGGAACGTGCACGTCTTCAGCCGCAATCAGGAGGACAACACCACCAAATACCCCGACATCATCTCCAGGATACCAGGG gtgAAGAGGGAGTCCGTGCGCTCCTGCATCGTGG GCGAGGCCGTGGCCTGGGACCGGGAGAAGAAGCAGATCCAGCCCTTCCAGGTGCTGACCACGCGCAAGAGAAAGGTGG gATGTGACGCGTCTGAGATCAAGGTGCAAGTGTGCGTT TACGCCTTCGACCTGCTCTACCTGAACGGAGAG TCTCTGGTGAAGGAGCCCCTCTCTCGCCGACGGGCCCTGCTGAAGGAGAGCTTTGAGGCGCGGGAGGGAGAGTTTGTTTTCGCCCAAGCGCTGGACActgacagcacagacaccaTCGGGGAGTTCCTGGAGCAGTCTGTCCGAG ACTCGTGTGAGGGGCTCATGGTCAAGACTCTGGAAAAAGATGCTACCTATGAAATCGCCAAGCGCTCTCACAACTGGCTCAAG ctGAAGAAGGACTACCTGGACGGCGTGGGGGACACGGTGGACCTGTGTGTGATCGGGGCGTACCTGGGCAAGGGCAAGAGGGCCGGGCCTATGGGGTGGTTCCTGCTGGCCTGTTACGACCAGGAGAACGAGGAGTTCCAGTCCATCTGCAAG ATCGGAACGGGGTTCAAGGACGAAGACCTGGAGCAGCATTTCAACTTATTTAAGGTACAAACTCATTTCAGGTCCTTAAACCTACAGATCTAA
- the LOC133136752 gene encoding ETS domain-containing transcription factor ERF-like yields the protein MGSISPSYWSRAVVFPDWAYRPAWSPGPRQVQLWHFLLELLSQGEGGAIGWGGEWGEFIIRDPERLARLWGERKGKPHMNYDKLSRALRYYYNKRILHKTKGKRFTYKFNFSKLILVNYPAFPPCHVAPQAHALQGQLPYLSAPPPPGSSQSGPVGLHLPPALNGWPVNMGRSLSSYHTSPPMATEEGDEKRTDEK from the exons ATGGGATCAATCTCCCCTTCTTACTGGAGCAGAG CGGTGGTGTTCCCTGACTGGGCCTACAGGCCGGCCTGGTCCCCGGGGCCCCGGCAGGTCCAGCTCTGGCACTTCCTGCTGGAGCTGCTGAGTCAGGGCGAGGGCGGGGCCATCGGCTGGGGGGGCGAGTGGGGCGAGTTCATCATCCGGGACCCAGAGAGGCTGGCCCGTCTGTGGGGCGAGCGGAAGGGCAAGCCCCACATGAACTACGACAAGCTGAGCCGCGCGCTGAG GTATTACTACAACAAGAGGATCCTCCACAAGACCAAGGGGAAGAGGTTCACCTACAAGTTCAACTTCAGCAAGCTGATCCTGGTGAACTACCCGGCCTTTCCCCCCTGCCACGTGGCCCCACAG GCCCACGCCCTCCAGGGGCAGCTGCCCTATCTctctgccccgccccctccaggGAGCAGCCAATCGGGGCCTGTGGGCCTGCACCTCCCCCCGGCTCTGAATGGCTGGCCGGTCAACATGGGGCGGAGCTTGAGCAGTTACCACACCTCTCCTCCGATGGCCACAGAAGAGGGGGATGAAAAAAGAACAGACGAGAAGTGA